The following nucleotide sequence is from Longimicrobiaceae bacterium.
CCCGCGATGCCCGCCAGCACGGGATCGGCTTCGGCGTGGCGGATGAACTCCACGGAGTTCCAGCCCACGTGCGGCAGCGGCAGGTCCGTCCGCAGCTTCTCGACCATGCCGGGGAGGAGGCCGAGACCGCGGACGCCCGGCGCCTCTTCGCTGCCCTCGTACAGTAGCTGCATGCCCACGCAGATGCCGAGGAACGGGCGGCCATCGGCCACCACTTCGCGCACGGCGTCGGCCAGGCCGCTCTCCTCCAGGCGTGTCATGCACTGCCCGAAGTGCCCCTGGCCGGGGAGCACCAAGCGGTCCGCCGCGCGCGCCTCTGCCGGGTCGGCGGTGAGATGCACGTCGGCCCCCTCGTGCTCGAACGCTTTCGCGACGGAGCGCACGTTCCCCGCGCCGTAGTCCAGCAGGGTGATGCGCGGCCGGGTGCTCATGCGCGGCATCTGGCGGTTGAAACCGCAGCAACGACTGCGCGAAGTCCGCCTGCGCGGACTAACCCCGAAGCTCCCGCGGTCCACCAACCATCAGGTACGCACCGGACCCCCAACCCTCTCCCGCTTGCGGGGGAGGGTGCGAGCCCAAGCGAGCGGGAGGGGGCATCCATCTACAACGTCCCCTTCGTCGACGGAACCTCGTTCCCCCGCCGCGGATCGATTCTCGTCGCTGCATCCAGTGCGCGGGCGGCCGCCTTGAAGGTGGCTTCGACCACGTGGTGCGCGTTGTCGCCGCGGATGCCGTCCAGGTGCATGGTCACGCGAGCCTCCATCGCGAACGCCCGCCAGAACTCGGCCGAGAGGGCGGCGTCGAAGTCGCCGATGCGCGCCTGGTCCACGGGGAGCGGCACGCAGAAGTGGATGAACGGCCGGCCCGAGACGTCCACCACCGCGCGCACCAGCGCCTCGTCCAGCGGCACCGTCGCGTCCGCGTACCGCGCGATCCCGCGCTTGTCTCCCAGCGCCTCCAGGAACGCGCCGCCCAGGACGATCCCCACGTCCTCCACCGTGTGGTGCGCGTCGATGTGCAGGTCGCCCTTGCACTCGACGGACAGGTCGAAGCCGCCGTGGCGGGCCAGCGCGTCCAGCATGTGGTCGAAGAAGCCGACGCCGGTCCGCACGTCCGCCGCGCCGCCGCCGTCCAGGTCGATGCGGACGGTGATCTCCGTCTCGCGCGTCTTCCGCGTCCGCGCGGCCGTGCGGGCCATCGTCACCCCTCGCTCATGGTGGTGCGGAGCGCGGCGAGGAACTGGTCGTCCTCGTCCGGCGTCCCCGCATTGACCCGCAGGCAGCCTTCCAGCATGGGGTACCTCGACACGTCGCGCACCAGGATCCCGTGCTCGTCCAGCAGCCGCCGGAACAGCTCGGTGTGCGAGATGCGCGGCGAGTCCACACGGAAGAGCAGGAAGTTGGCCGCGCTGGCGTACACGTGCAGGCCGGGAATCTCCCGCATCTCCCGAAAAAGCCGGTCCCGCTCGCTGCGGATGGCATCCTGCTGCGGCTCCAGCAGCGCGCGTCCGGCCAGCACCTCCGCCGCGGCGACCTCGCTGAAGAAGTTGATGTTGTACGGCAGCTTGGCTTTCTCGATCTCCGTCGCCAGGGCGGGATCGGCCAGCAGGTAGCCCGCGCGCAGGCCGGCCAGCGCCATCGCCTTGCTGAACGTGCGGAGGACGACCAGGCGGGGACGGCCGGCGAGGAGCGGAATGCCGTCGTATCCGCCGAACTCCACGTACGCCTGGTCGAGCAGGATGAGCGCGCCCGTCTCGTTGTGCACCCGCTCGATCTCCTCGCGCGTGAGCGCGGAGCCGGTCGGGTTGTTGGGCGTGCAGAGGACGACCACCGCGGCGGAAGATTCGTTCGCGGCACGCACGATGGCGTCCACGTCGAAGCGCAGCTCCGCGTCCAGCGGCACGGACACGACGGTGCCGCCGTTCACCTCCGTCATCAGCCGGTAGAGCGTGAACGTCGGCTCGGGGACGACGACGCTGACGCCGGGGGCGACGACGACGGCGAGGATGGACTGGATCAGCTCGTTGGAGCCGTTGGCGACCAGGATGCCATCCGCCGGCCAGCCCGTCGCCTCCGCCACCGCGTCGATGAAGCTCTGGGCGACGAACGGCGGGTAGCGGTTCCACGGCCGGTCAGCCAGCCGCTCGGCGATGCGGCGCTTGATCTCGTCCGGAACGTCGTACGGGCTCTCGTTCTGGTTGAGCTTGATGCGCGGCTCGTACGGGTGCAGCGTGTACGCGCTCATCGCGCGCACCGAGGCCTTTACGTGCGCCAGCGCCTCGGCCGGCGAGCGGTCGGGCGCTGGGGTTTCGGTAGATGGGCTCTGGCTCAACGGTCCGCCACTTCAGCTCTGTTCGTGCGCGCCGCTCCGCCGTCCCTGGCGTAGCGGCCGATCCGTCCTCAGTCGCGCCCGACGTGGATGATCTGGTCTCGGCGCGTGCCGACGGAGACGTACCAGATCGGCACCTTCGTAAGCTCGCTCAGCCGCTCCAGGTATGTCCGCGCGTTCTCCGGCAGCTCGTCCCAGCTCCGCGCATCCGCAGTCGAAGTCCGCCAGCCGGGCATCGTCTCGTACACGGGCTCCGCCGCGTCCAGCTCCGCCAGGTCGGCGGGGAAGTCCACCAGCAGCTCGCCATCCACCTTGTAGCCGGTGGCGATCTTCACCTCGTCGAGCGTGTCGAGCACGTCCAGCTTCGTGACCGCCAGGCCGGTAAGCCCGTTCACGCGGGCGGAGTAGCGCACGACCGCAGCGTCGAACCAGCCGCAGCGGCGCGGGCGGCCGGTGACCGCGCCGTACTCGCCGCCCAGCTCGCGGATGCGGTCCTGGAGCTCGTCCATGAACTCGGTCGGCAGCGGTCCCGAGCCCACGCGCGTCGTGTACGCCTTCACCACGCCCACCACTGCGTCCACCCGCGTGGGCCCGATGCCCACGCCCAGCGCTGCGCCGCCCGCCGTGGTGTTGGACGAGGTCACGTACGGATACGTCCCGTGGTCCACGTCCAGCAGCGCGCCCTGGGCGCCCTCCAGCAGCACCGTCTTTCCGCCGGCGATCGCCTCGTCCAGCAGGCGGCCCGTCTCCACCGCCATGCGCAGCAACCGGTCGCGAAAGCCCAGCACCTCGGCCACCAGGGCGTCCGCATCCACCGTGTCGGTAGATTCCATGAAGCGCAGCCGCTTGTTCACGCGCTGGGCCGCCGCGCGGAGCAGCGCCTCGGTGCGGGCGGCGTCGCGCAGGTCGGCCACGCGGATGCCTACGCGCGCGACCTTGTCCTCGTACGCCGGCCCGATGCCGCGCCCGGTGGTGCCGATCTTCCCTTCGCCGCGACCCGCCTCGTCCGCGCGGTCCAGCAGCTTGTGGTACGAGAGCAGGAGATGCGCGCGCAGCGACACGCCCAGCCGCCCCTCGGCGTCGATGCCGCGAGTGCGCAGCGCGTCCAGCTCCTCGAAGAACTGCGCCGGGTCGAAGACCACGCCGTTGCCCAGGTAGCAGCGCCGTGACGGATGCAGGATGCCCGAGGGGATCTGGCGGAGGATGAACTCCTCGTCGCCCACGTGCACGGTGTGGCCGGCGTTGGCGCCGCCCTGGTAGCGGGCGACCACGTCTACCTTCTCGGCCAGCACGTCCACGATCTTGCCCTTGCCCTCATCGCCCCACTGGGAGCCGACGATCACCACGCACCGGTGCTTCTCGCTCATCTCGGTCTTCGCCCGTGTCTTCTTCGATAGGGTGCGGCGCGGCCCGTCCGCACACAAAAACGCGGCCCCGCCATGCTCATGGTGGGACCGCCGTTCACGCATCCTGGGCGGAATGTAGACGTGGGTGCGGATGGTGTCAACAGCGGTGGCCCCCTCCCCCAGCCCCTCCCCCAAAACTGCCTGGGGGAGGGGAGCCTGGTCCACGGCAGCGCTGGCTTCTACGGCGTCCGGCGGTGGAAATCCATCGGATGGAGACGAGGAAAAGCCTTCCGATCGTGGAGATTTCAGGCTTCGGGGGCGGGGCCGCGCTGGACGACGGAGTCGGCCTTGAGGGCGCGCGCCATCTCGTCGCCCTTCAGCTCGCGGCTGCGCAGCGGGAGCCAGGCGGTGAAGGTGCTGCCCTTGCCCAGCTCCGAGGTGACGCGGATGGTGCCGCCCAGGAGGCCCAGGAGCTTCTTGACGATGGAGAGGCCCAGGCCCGTGCCGCCGTACTCGCGCGTGGACGACTGGTCGGCCTGGCGGAAGTCCTCGAAGATGCCGTCCAGGTCCGTGGCGTCGATCCCGATGCCGGTGTCGCACACCTGCACCTCCACGCCACCGCGCGCCGCGTGGGCGCGTACGCGCACCTCGCCCTCGTGCGTGAACTTGACGGCGTTGGAGAGGAGGTTGAGCAGGATCTGCTTCACGCGGGTGCGGTCGGTCTCCATGGGCGGCAGGCCCTCTTCCAGCTCCACCGCGAAGGCGAGCTGGCGGGAGCGCACCATGGGCTCCACCGTCTCGGAGATCTCGCGCACCACGTCGGCCAGCTCCACGCGCTCCAGGTGCAGCGGCATCTTGCCGGCCTCGATGCGGGCCAGGTCCAGGATGTCGTTCACCAGCTCCAGCAGGTGCGTGCTGGCGCCGTACATCCGGTCCAGCGAGTCGGCCTGCTTCTCGGTGAGGTCGCCGTAGATCCGGTCGCGCATGAGCGTGGTGTAGCCCAGCAGCGCGTTGATGGGCGTGCGCAGCTCGTGGCTCATGCTGGCCAGGAACTCGCTCTTGAGCCGGTACGCGCGCTCGATCTCGCGGCTCTGCCACTCCAGCTTGCGGTTGCGCTCCTCCAGCTCGGCGGTGGCGGCGCGGATGCGGCCCTCCAGCCCCTCGTTCACCCGCGACAGCTCGTCGGCCAGGCGCTGGTTCTCGGCCGTCTCGGTCAGGTCGTGGATGATGGAGACCACGGCCGTGGTCTCGCCGCC
It contains:
- the hisH gene encoding imidazole glycerol phosphate synthase subunit HisH yields the protein MSTRPRITLLDYGAGNVRSVAKAFEHEGADVHLTADPAEARAADRLVLPGQGHFGQCMTRLEESGLADAVREVVADGRPFLGICVGMQLLYEGSEEAPGVRGLGLLPGMVEKLRTDLPLPHVGWNSVEFIRHAEADPVLAGIAGPEPRWFYHVHSFAVQRSDGADVLGRCTYEVPFASIVGRGNVWGIQFHPEKSQEDGLRILGNFSRL
- the hisB gene encoding imidazoleglycerol-phosphate dehydratase HisB; this encodes MARTAARTRKTRETEITVRIDLDGGGAADVRTGVGFFDHMLDALARHGGFDLSVECKGDLHIDAHHTVEDVGIVLGGAFLEALGDKRGIARYADATVPLDEALVRAVVDVSGRPFIHFCVPLPVDQARIGDFDAALSAEFWRAFAMEARVTMHLDGIRGDNAHHVVEATFKAAARALDAATRIDPRRGNEVPSTKGTL
- the hisC gene encoding histidinol-phosphate transaminase, with the translated sequence MSQSPSTETPAPDRSPAEALAHVKASVRAMSAYTLHPYEPRIKLNQNESPYDVPDEIKRRIAERLADRPWNRYPPFVAQSFIDAVAEATGWPADGILVANGSNELIQSILAVVVAPGVSVVVPEPTFTLYRLMTEVNGGTVVSVPLDAELRFDVDAIVRAANESSAAVVVLCTPNNPTGSALTREEIERVHNETGALILLDQAYVEFGGYDGIPLLAGRPRLVVLRTFSKAMALAGLRAGYLLADPALATEIEKAKLPYNINFFSEVAAAEVLAGRALLEPQQDAIRSERDRLFREMREIPGLHVYASAANFLLFRVDSPRISHTELFRRLLDEHGILVRDVSRYPMLEGCLRVNAGTPDEDDQFLAALRTTMSEG
- a CDS encoding adenylosuccinate synthase, which encodes MSEKHRCVVIVGSQWGDEGKGKIVDVLAEKVDVVARYQGGANAGHTVHVGDEEFILRQIPSGILHPSRRCYLGNGVVFDPAQFFEELDALRTRGIDAEGRLGVSLRAHLLLSYHKLLDRADEAGRGEGKIGTTGRGIGPAYEDKVARVGIRVADLRDAARTEALLRAAAQRVNKRLRFMESTDTVDADALVAEVLGFRDRLLRMAVETGRLLDEAIAGGKTVLLEGAQGALLDVDHGTYPYVTSSNTTAGGAALGVGIGPTRVDAVVGVVKAYTTRVGSGPLPTEFMDELQDRIRELGGEYGAVTGRPRRCGWFDAAVVRYSARVNGLTGLAVTKLDVLDTLDEVKIATGYKVDGELLVDFPADLAELDAAEPVYETMPGWRTSTADARSWDELPENARTYLERLSELTKVPIWYVSVGTRRDQIIHVGRD
- a CDS encoding HAMP domain-containing sensor histidine kinase; this encodes GGETTAVVSIIHDLTETAENQRLADELSRVNEGLEGRIRAATAELEERNRKLEWQSREIERAYRLKSEFLASMSHELRTPINALLGYTTLMRDRIYGDLTEKQADSLDRMYGASTHLLELVNDILDLARIEAGKMPLHLERVELADVVREISETVEPMVRSRQLAFAVELEEGLPPMETDRTRVKQILLNLLSNAVKFTHEGEVRVRAHAARGGVEVQVCDTGIGIDATDLDGIFEDFRQADQSSTREYGGTGLGLSIVKKLLGLLGGTIRVTSELGKGSTFTAWLPLRSRELKGDEMARALKADSVVQRGPAPEA